AGGCAAAAATGAGCCTGAGCGGATATATTGCAAGCGTACTTGAGAACGCACTCATGCCAAAAGAAGGAGCAGTATAAAAAAGAAAAGACCGGATTTTAGTCCTACACCTACTGAGCCTTCCAAACTTCGCAGGTGCAGAACTGAGAAACCCAAATTACAAAAGTAACTCAGGAATGATAAAAAATGGTGTCACTACTATATAATAATATTGATTTAGAAGTATATAAATCTTATGCTATTTCTACAGTCTCAGCCGTTGCTGAAAATCCTAATACTTACCTTGATGATAGTGTCCAGCCGCTATGTGTTGCGGCACGTAAAAGTAAACATGTTACTGCTATCGTAAAATTACATGGTGTAGAGCGTGCACTTTGTAGGTGTGGGAAGAGCCAGGAATTGAAGTACCACATAGTTGCAGCAATTTTCCAGCAGCAACAGATTTGCAGAGTGGGTGGGTGTTGAGCATGGAAAACGAAGAAAATGTTTGCTTTGATATCGAGCCTGAAGAAGAGCAGGCAGTACTTACTATTGATCAGAAATTACAGAACACTTTAAAACTGTTAAAACCTGAAATGGATTACTTTGAGAAAACGAGAATAGCTAAAAGCTTTATTGAAAACTGCTTAATTAATGAAGAATTTAGCGACTCTGATGCTGATTCATACATAAAACTTAAACTAGCTAAAGAATTAGGGTTTGAAGGTAGAGATGGTAGTAAGGCTGTGACTATTATCTTGAACAGATACAAAGATCTAGCACTTGCAAAGATGAGCACAAGGAAAACTAAAGTACAGAAACCTGTACAAAAAATTATAACAAGCTCTATGAGTTCTGATATTGTCAATGACATAATCATGAAATGGGAAGATTATGTTTACCCTTATGATTACAGCGTAAAGAACGGAAAAGTAGTAAAAACTGCAGATCAAACGAACTACAAAACTATGGAAGTTGAAACAATTGATAAAGAAGTTTCACTTACTCCATTTATTCTATGCGGTAAATCTGTAGGAGAAAAGAAGTATTATAAAATAAGATACGAGCTTAACGATTCCTATAATGAATTTGTTGTACCAATGGAAGACTTATTAGATAACAATACTATGCAGAGAGTATTAACAAGTCATGGCATTAATATACCAGCTAGTTTAAAGTTTGAGGCTAATGATTATATAGGTGCTTTTATCCACCAATTAGGAAATAATCTAAAAACAATATCTGTGACGGTGCAGAATGGATGGAATGAGGACTTTAGTGTTTTTGCTATCGGTAACAATGGTATTACAAAAGATGGAATAATACCTATAGTGAGCTTAGTAGACTCTGAAAAACACATAAAGCCATTTGTTCAAAAAGGTAACTCTGAATGCTGGAAAGAAGGTGTAACGCCTGTACTTAGTAATCCAAAGCCTAGGTTTTTATTTTACCATGGCATGAGTTCAGCACTTATCAGGATATTAGGAGTAGAACAGGATATTGTTGATGTAGTAGGTAATACCTCAACAGGTAAATCTGGTTCTATTGCTGTAGTCTCTAGTGCGATAGGTAACCCTTCAGTGAAACCTGATGGATACGCTTTAGAAGTCGGTAACTCAGACAATCCTCTTATGGCTCATGCTGCGGGATTAAGAGATATGCCTGTAATTTTTGAAGAGGCAACAGGTGAAGAAAAGAGAAAAGCAGTTATTAAGGCAGCCTATAACATTGCAAACGGTGTTGACAAAACAAGATCACAGAAGAACGGTAAAGTCCGAAATGATGTATTAGAAATTAGATCTAATGTTCTTATATCCTGCGAACAACCTATATCTGAAGAGGTTAAGACTGCAGGCGGAAAGCAGAGAATTAAAGATTTAAAGAATGTATTAGAAGACTCAATACCAAATGGTGAAATGATAGACAGGACTAAAAAAATTATATTTAATAATTATGGATTCTTCTTTCCGCTTTACATTCAAAAAATAATGTTTGATATTCCAAGAGTCAGAGCATTATATGAGCAGGCTAATGAAAGAATTACTAAAGATTTTGGTAATATTCCAAAAGAGTGTGCAGCAACAGCTAACAGAAGTAGAAACGTATTTGCAGCAAAATTAGTTGCCGGATATCTTTGTGAGGAATTATTCAGAGAAATAGGAATCTCTGCAAAGACAGAACAAGAAACAGAAGATCTTGTAAATGAAATGTTTAAAGAATGTGTCTTAAACAATCCTGTAGAGCTTGATTATGTGAAAGCTATTAGAGTAATATTAGCTTGGAGAGCTGCAACAGATGAATTTGTAAAAACAGATGATGTAAATTACTCTAAGGAGAAATCAGGCGAAGAAACAGAAAAGGAATTAAAAATCATTGGTACTAAATTTACAGCTAAAATGAATAGTGCAGGATTATCAAATAGTGTATTAAGTGATTTCCATAAAAAAGGAATCTCAGACAGCGAATACTTTAAAAGCGTAAAAATAAATGGTAAATCCTGTGCAGCTATAAAACTCAATATTAAGAAAATGGAAAGTATCATATCAGAATATGAAAGTAAAGATCCTCTAGCCTTATTTGAAGAAGGAGAAGAAACAGATAATAAACCAATTATGAGAAATCCTGATCCAACTATTCAAATGAGGTATGAGAAAATTATAAAGTACCTTAAATTCATGAAAGAAGACATGGAAATTAAATCAGTAGACTCAATTTCATTAGAAATGGCTTTAAAATTTGAAGTCACAGATTATTTAAATATCTTAGTTAAACATTCAAGAGTAAAGAAAACACCAACAGGAGAATTTTATATTTAATTCTCCTTTATTTTTTTTCAATAATTAACTTTTAAAATAAATTTAGAATATTACTTTTATTACTTTGCTTATATACTAAATCAAAAAGTAATATGAGGTAATAATCAATGAATAATGTCTATAGATACATAATAATCAAGAAAAGTAATAAAAGTAATATAAAAAAATATAAGCAAAACAAATATGTAAATTGCAATTGCAATTGTAAGTCTAAATGTAAATGCAAATGCAATTGTAAATCTCTATAATAATATCTCTTATTTTTTTTATATTACTTTTATTACCTTTTTGAAAATTCATAATATAGAGACTTAATATTGAGGTAATATTGAGGTAATAAAACTTAAAATTTTGAGAAAAAACGCTATAAAAAACCGATTAATAAGTATCAGTAAGTATATATTACTTTTATTACCGCTTGCTAACTTTCTGTTAATTTTTCTTTTAATTTAAGGCTAACATTTAAAGTTTTAGTTATTCTGTGACCCTCTTGCAGATTAAAGGAAGGTCACAGAATAACCCTTAAGATATCCATAAGCTATAAGAAAAACTTTAAATACTTAAATCTGAAAAGCGCGGTTCATCATTCTTTTCGTAAAACTCTCAGGGAAAAGGCTTTATTTTCTTTCCTGAAAGTATTTCTGCAGGAATCTGTGACTCTATTTCTTTTACTTTGTAAATTGTGTCATGGGATACTCCGGCTATTTTGGCAAGTTCAGCACGTGTATCTATCTTTTTAACTTCTTTCTGCTCCAAAAGGTTTGCTGATTTCTGCAAACCTCTTTCTTCATTCTTGGGTCTTCCACCAAGTTTCAAATTTTCAGCTTATTTCGGCAAATATGATCCTCTTCGGTGTAATTATTTAGAAAAATATAAGAATTGCCAGTTAATAATAGTTGCAACCAATTTCTAACATAGATGAATTTTATCTGCAAATTAATGAAATTTGAACGAAAAAGGGTAATCTATGAATTTTAAATATCCTTTATATAACCTCAATGATGAAGAATTTGAGAAATTAGTAGCTTTAATTTGCAATAAAATATTGGGCACAGGTACTATTGTATTTTCAGCTGGTAAAGACGGTGGAAGAGATGCCAAATTTACTGGAACAGCTAACAGATATCCAAGTGAGGCAAGTCCTTGGAGTGGAAGATTTATAATTCAAGCCAAGCATACTATAAAACCAGTAGCTAGTTGTAGTGATAGCGAATTTGAAACAATTCTTAGAAAAGAATGTATTTCTATAAGAAACTTAAAAAATTCTGGAAAAATAGATTATTATTTAATGTTTACTAACAGAAAACTTTCTGGACTTCAAGACCCTAAAATCGAGGATTTCGTTTCTGAAACTGTAGGTGTTCCTAATTCTCTTATAGGTGATGAGACTATACAACTTTGGTTAGAAATCAATCCTCAAATCGCAAAGATACTTAACTTAAGTCGGCTGTTCTTGCCTATTACTTTTTACGAAAAAGACTTGCAGGATATTGTTGTTGCTTTTTCTGAAGTAAAATTCTCCAATGCAGAACTGATGGCTAAAAAAAATGCTTTAAAAAGAATTTCTATTGAAGAGAAAAACATGTTAAACAAACTATCTAAAGATTATTTTGACGAAGTCTTTAAAAAATCATATTCAGATTTCAATCGAATTTCTTTATTCCTTGAGGACCCTGTTAATTATGAATATAAATTAAAATATGAAAATACAGTAAATGACATCCAAGAAGAAATTATATTAAACAGGGATAATTACGCTTTATTTGATCAGGTACTAAATGATTTATATAAATCGACACTTGATAATAATAACGGTAAGCTGTTATTAAACAGAAATCTTTTACGGGTCTTTCTACATTATATGTACTATAATTGTGATATCGGAAAAAATGGAGGAACCTGAAAATGCTGAAACCGGATAAACACACAAATCCCAAATTATCTGTTATCAACATTACAGGTATTGTAATTGAGAATCTCATTGAAAATGAAATTATGAGTTATGATGAACTCCTAAACAAGTTGATTTCTGAAACATCTGAAAATGTAAAAGATATGTTTGTCTATTCTTTATGCTTCCTCCATTTATTGAATTAAATAGAATATCTTCCTAATTTAGATGCTTTGAGGTTGAGATATGAAACTGCGTAAGATATATTCTAACGATGAAACTCAGTTTCATAATGTTGAATTCCATAATGGTCTTAATGTTATAATTGGTGAAATTACAGACAAGTCAAAAACCGACAAAGATACACATAATTTAGGCAAAACATTGCTTATTTCTCTTATTGACTTTCTTTTATTAAAACAAATTCCAGATAAATCTAAATTCTTTCTTACAAAAGGCGGTTTTGAGAACCAGGTTTTTTTTGCAGAGTTAGAATTAAATAATGGTCAATACTTGATTATTAGAAGAAGTGTTGATCATCAATCAAGGATTTCTTTCAAATTATCTGCACACAAAATGATTGATTTTGAAACAGAAATATTGTATGACTATGAAAATATTCCTCTTGAAGCTGCACAAGAAAAACTAAATAAATATCTTGGATTTGATGTGCTACCTAAATGGTCCTACAGAAAATCTGTCACTTATTTTTTGAGATCACAACATGATTATCGTGATGTGTTCAGATTGGACAAATTTAAAGGTAAAGATAAGAATTGGAAACCATTTATGTTTGATTTACTTGGTTTCAATAGCGAAGTTATCAAGGAAAAATATGAATTAGATGATGATATCAGCGATTTGGAAAAGAAAATTGATACTCTTAAGCAGGAAATTAATATCGACATTAATGAGAGAGATAAAGTTGCTGGTCTGTTGTCAATAAAGTTAGATGAAAAAGAAGAAATCTCAACCAAAATTGATAAATTTAATTTCTATGAAAGCGATGAAAAGGTTAATACTGAACTAGTTGAAGATATTGATGTTAAAATACAAATTCTTAATGCACAAAGATATGGACTTTCTGCTGAGATTAAGAAAATTGAGGACTCATTATCAGTTCCTCAAAGCGCTATTGATTTAGATAAATTAAAGCGTTTATATTCTGATGCCGATATTTATTTTTCAGATCAGCTTACTAATGATTATGAGAGTCTCTTGCAATTTAAGGATAGTATTACTAAAGAAAGAAACAAGTTCCTTCAAGAAAACTTAGCTGAATTTCTTTCTAAATATGAAGCTTTGAGTTTAGAATTGAAAAACCTTGAGTCTCAGAAAGAAAGACTTTTGGAATACCTGACTGAGAAAGACAGCTACTTTAAGTTCAA
This window of the Methanosarcina mazei S-6 genome carries:
- a CDS encoding DUF927 domain-containing protein; protein product: MWEEPGIEVPHSCSNFPAATDLQSGWVLSMENEENVCFDIEPEEEQAVLTIDQKLQNTLKLLKPEMDYFEKTRIAKSFIENCLINEEFSDSDADSYIKLKLAKELGFEGRDGSKAVTIILNRYKDLALAKMSTRKTKVQKPVQKIITSSMSSDIVNDIIMKWEDYVYPYDYSVKNGKVVKTADQTNYKTMEVETIDKEVSLTPFILCGKSVGEKKYYKIRYELNDSYNEFVVPMEDLLDNNTMQRVLTSHGINIPASLKFEANDYIGAFIHQLGNNLKTISVTVQNGWNEDFSVFAIGNNGITKDGIIPIVSLVDSEKHIKPFVQKGNSECWKEGVTPVLSNPKPRFLFYHGMSSALIRILGVEQDIVDVVGNTSTGKSGSIAVVSSAIGNPSVKPDGYALEVGNSDNPLMAHAAGLRDMPVIFEEATGEEKRKAVIKAAYNIANGVDKTRSQKNGKVRNDVLEIRSNVLISCEQPISEEVKTAGGKQRIKDLKNVLEDSIPNGEMIDRTKKIIFNNYGFFFPLYIQKIMFDIPRVRALYEQANERITKDFGNIPKECAATANRSRNVFAAKLVAGYLCEELFREIGISAKTEQETEDLVNEMFKECVLNNPVELDYVKAIRVILAWRAATDEFVKTDDVNYSKEKSGEETEKELKIIGTKFTAKMNSAGLSNSVLSDFHKKGISDSEYFKSVKINGKSCAAIKLNIKKMESIISEYESKDPLALFEEGEETDNKPIMRNPDPTIQMRYEKIIKYLKFMKEDMEIKSVDSISLEMALKFEVTDYLNILVKHSRVKKTPTGEFYI
- a CDS encoding ABC-three component system protein, with amino-acid sequence MNFKYPLYNLNDEEFEKLVALICNKILGTGTIVFSAGKDGGRDAKFTGTANRYPSEASPWSGRFIIQAKHTIKPVASCSDSEFETILRKECISIRNLKNSGKIDYYLMFTNRKLSGLQDPKIEDFVSETVGVPNSLIGDETIQLWLEINPQIAKILNLSRLFLPITFYEKDLQDIVVAFSEVKFSNAELMAKKNALKRISIEEKNMLNKLSKDYFDEVFKKSYSDFNRISLFLEDPVNYEYKLKYENTVNDIQEEIILNRDNYALFDQVLNDLYKSTLDNNNGKLLLNRNLLRVFLHYMYYNCDIGKNGGT
- a CDS encoding ABC-three component system middle component 6 — protein: MLKPDKHTNPKLSVINITGIVIENLIENEIMSYDELLNKLISETSENVKDMFVYSLCFLHLLN
- a CDS encoding DUF2326 domain-containing protein, with the protein product MKLRKIYSNDETQFHNVEFHNGLNVIIGEITDKSKTDKDTHNLGKTLLISLIDFLLLKQIPDKSKFFLTKGGFENQVFFAELELNNGQYLIIRRSVDHQSRISFKLSAHKMIDFETEILYDYENIPLEAAQEKLNKYLGFDVLPKWSYRKSVTYFLRSQHDYRDVFRLDKFKGKDKNWKPFMFDLLGFNSEVIKEKYELDDDISDLEKKIDTLKQEINIDINERDKVAGLLSIKLDEKEEISTKIDKFNFYESDEKVNTELVEDIDVKIQILNAQRYGLSAEIKKIEDSLSVPQSAIDLDKLKRLYSDADIYFSDQLTNDYESLLQFKDSITKERNKFLQENLAEFLSKYEALSLELKNLESQKERLLEYLTEKDSYFKFKELQKQLSSIEANIMQLQEKLNSIDKTSQYTKELEEKESEVENKSNEIQSSIDEQKHAEIRKIFNYIIKEILGVNALLSLKLNKNGNVEFEATIQNPESLAITDQDGGSTYRKMLCIAFDLSLLIYYANRSFYRFVYHDGSLEALDNRKKIRYISTVKKICADYNLQYILTVIDSDLPRDEYGNVIQFQENEICLKLHDRDDSGKLFKKSF